The Numida meleagris isolate 19003 breed g44 Domestic line chromosome 17, NumMel1.0, whole genome shotgun sequence genomic interval GTGCTGGGGGGagcccagcccctctgctgcctaCATCACCTGCTGCCACTGGGTCTGGGCGCTGCCTGAGCCGGGGTCACCCGCAAGCCAGGAGCTCGTGCGGCGATGGCCAGCTCCTGTGGGAGCAGCGGTCGGTGCTGGTTCCTCCACCAGTAACTGGAGCACACCCCACACTGGTGCAGCCTGCTGGCGCTTCCTCCCCTGGCCGCCTGTTTCCTGTGACGGCCTGAACCCGCTGTGGCCGGTGGCATTGCGGGCACAGCACGGCctagctgtgtgctgctgcGGAGCTGCTGGGCCTCTGGGAAACAGCTGGCggagcagcacggagctgccgGAGCCCCTGACCTTCAGCACTTTGCAGCAGTGACCTGGGGGAGCAGCAGCCTCCTGGCCGGGGCACCTTGCTGGAGCCTTTGTGTGCACGCACTTACGTTCACTTCTGGAGCTGGGGAGGTCACATCAGCACTGCCAAGACATTGGAGAAGCGCTCAGCTGGCAGCCaggggagcagtggggctgcccTTCCAGCGGGGAGAGCGGGGCTGAGCATTCAGCTGTAAAGATGGAGGCAGATCCTTTCTGCCAGCGTGGCCGCgttcccttccctccagcccGGCCAGGACGTGGCCTTCTCCTCCTGACACTCGGAGCAGCCGCCTGCTCTCGGTGCCTCCCCGCTGCTCACCTGCAGGGCCCACCCGCTGCTGCTTCACCCCTTCCTCAGGGATGGGAGGGAGCCAGCGCCCTCGGTTGAAGGGAGAAAACCCACCACGGCCACAGCTCGGCTGGTGGAAGAGCTCTGTGCGTCCCTTTGCTCCCCACAGAACACAGGACGCTGCCGGGGGGGGGTGCAGGGTGAGCTGCTCGGAGGGCTGTGCCAGCTTTTCCCCATCACTTGGTTTTCCACTGACCATAAGCAAGAGCGTTGGCCCGGGgtccatccccccccccccccccgcggcGTGCACGGAGGTTTACAGATTTTCTAAGCTTTTGATAATGTGAAGCTCCCTGGTGACGAGGTGGGTGGTGAGCACACTGCAGctatgtaattttctttttttttttttttttcgtgtATGTATGTAATATTTAAGggtaacaaaatttaaaaaggcGAAAACCttaaaagataataataataataataataacggtaataattaaaaagacacaaaaaattcaaaaaaaaaaataaaaaaaaaaaaaagccaaagcatGATGCATATTGTTAGCCTTAAAACTGGCTACACGACTGTGTGATGTACAAATACGAGCAGCCTGTAACTGTTTTAAGTGCTGGGGTTGGGGAGGAAGCATTACAAAAATCCGTTTGTAGCCTTGATTCTGTACagtatttaaatgaagaaaacaaaaccaaaccgGACCCGGCTCTCGAGGCCCTGCTTAGAGGTGTGTCGTTCCCGTGCAGATGTGGATGCTTGGTTGCTTTACGATATATGTATAAAAGTGCTGTGTGAccattaaaactttttttaccTGCAGAATtattgtggtggtggtggtggtggtggtggtttggcTAACCGAGGTGTAACGAAGGAGGGAAGATGACTTTGCCATTAAATTTCGCCTCTGTGAGTAGCTGGGGCTGTCGGTCTCTTTTCTTTGCCCACTGGCTGCGGGCTgtgccccccagcacccccGCCATCCTCATTGCATCGTTGGTAGATGGACAGATGTGTGCTGCGTGCCCTCCTCGATGCCGAGAGCAGCCACCAGCTGTAATTACCCCATCTCACTGGGAGATCCGCCCTgagcccagctcctgggcagGGCCCCTTGCTGGGCCGTGGGGGGAGATGTGGGTTCCCCATGGCTGCATCcagcctcccccccccctcctccccgccAAGCACTGAACGCCCAGGGTGTGACCTTGGGTTGGTTTGGGGCGGTTtggggtatttttttgttttttttttttttgcaaacgCTAAATCTTTATTGCGTGTCTCACAAGAATAAACTCTGCTTCTACAGGAAGCTTTGGGTAGAAacgttttaaaaaaaaaaaaaaatcattgatttCTCCCGGTGGATCTCGGTCCTGGCTCAGCCCGGCGGGGACGCGAGCGGTGCCACCAAACCCGGGGACGCGGCTGTGCCGGCGCAGCCGCCCCGCACCGGGACCTCGTACCCACAGCACCGGGACGGAGCCGGCACCGCGTACCTGCTGCGGCTCGAGGCTCGTTCCCGGGACGGGGCCGCGCCCACCAGGGTAAAGCGAAGCAAAAGGCCGAGCGCCCGCGGGCACGGGCAGCTCCGTGGGCACGGAGAACTattgctggaggaggaggaggttcCTGAGCgggtgggaggaggggagggctgCGCGCCCGCCGCCGGCCCTAGGAGCCGCTGACCACGCGGCACATGCGGCCGTGGATCTGCCCCTGCACGGGCTCGCACGCCAGCGCCTCGCCGTCCACCGTCATGATGCCGGCGCTGCCCCGCGGCTCCAGGCGGAAGGCGCGCACCGGGACGCAGCGCAGGTGGGGGCAGTTGAGGTCCAGGTGCGTGCCCCTGCCCATGGCCAGGAAGATCTTCAGCAGCGCCACGCGGCTGATGCCCGCCCCCACGTAGAAGAGGTGGATGCAGCCGTCGTCCAGCCGAGCCGCCGGGGCCATCAACAGGTTGGTGCCCAGGTGGGACTGGTAGATGGCGTAGACGCAGACGAATTCCTCCTCGGGCACCACGACCCAGTGCGGCGGCACCGGCTGCGCCAGCGGCACCAGCAGCGTGTCTGCGGGCAGTGCCCCGTGCCCGCCCGGCGCCTCCGTCCCCGCTCCCGGCGTCTCCTGCCGGGTGGGCGCCTTGGGGTCCCTGGGGGTGCCCGGCTCGGTGGCCGCGGGCAGGTAGGAGAGGCGGCCCTGGTAGATGCGCAGCCGTGCCAGGCACTGCAGCGTGCCCAGCGTGAAGCGCGCGTTGCCCAGCCGCCGGTACTTCTCGCTGTCGATGTCCACGTCGGCGATGAAGCCCCAGCCGAAACccaggaaggagaagaagcGTTTGCCCGAGGCCGTGCTCAGCGAGACCAAGTCCATGGGCGCGTGCAGCCCCTTGCACAGGATGAAGGTGCAGTTGGTCAGCAGCTTCTTCTTGGCCACGTGGTCATTGCTGCGGGGGACAGAGAAGGGTGAGCGTGGGCTGTGACCCCCCCCTAAGGACACCGCCTTTGTGCCGTGGCTGGGACACATCCCAGCTCGGTGATGGTGTCTGCTGGGGACAGCTTCCAGGAGAAGCGTAAACCAGCTCCTAGAAGGGAACCGACGCATCGGGCTGATGGTTGGGCACGGTTCtttttgaagtcttttccaacccagagGATGCTACCGGGCTGCTGGCACGGGGCAACCCCAGTCGCAGCCCTGGGGCACGCAACTGTACGGTGGGACCAGCTCAGCCCCGGGCTCATTTGGGCAGAAACGTGGCACATTCAGggcctggagaggagaaagggcACAGGGGGAGCTGGAGCTACAGGGATGTGCCCAGATGCCGGGTGGGtgtccccaccccacagccGCCCTGCTCACCCCGCGTAGTAGTTGATGGAGGCAGCCAGGGCGTTCCCAGAGCCCCCGGGCAGGATGCACAGTGGTGTCTTCAGGGCCTCCTCCCAGTCCGGCCGCTCCATCAGCCCATTCAGCACCTGCGGGACGGGGAGAGGGTGGGAGCTGGTGGCACGTGGGGTTGCACAAggaccccagtgtccccacagTGCCCCCAGCAGAGGCCGTGGCCGCCCCGATGGTTTCCAGCTGGGTTTTGTCTCCCCAGCTCCCCCCGTTTAGCTCTGAGCCCTGGCCGGGGGGTGACACCGGGCGCTCACCTCGTGGAGCAGACCATCCCCGGACATCACCACCAGCACGTCCCACTGCGACAGGTCTTCATCCCGCACCTTCTCCTGCGCGTGGTGGGGTCTCTCTGCAGTGCAAATCAGAGCACTGAGTCCTCCGCCCTGCCCGCTGCCGCCCTGGGATGGCGACCACAGCCCCACAGGAGCCCGTCCCAGGtgggtgctgggcaggaggaggcccCTCGAGGACTCACCGGTGACGAAGACGATGGGTGTGATGTCGGCATCAGCCAGCATGGGCTGCACCACCGCCTGGAAGTCCTCAAGCGCGTGGCCAGCGCCGCTCTGCGGGTTCAGCAGCACCAGCGCGCGGCAGGGCCGGGGCAGCACCCCATAGCTGGTACCTGGGGGGGGGCAGAGGGTCAGCACGGCGGGGTCAGTGGGCTTGGTGAGCAGTCTGCTGTGGTCCTAAGGGACACGGAGTGCTGGGCAGGGGTCAGAGGGGGCCTGCAGAGAGAGATCTGGGCGTCCCCTGCGCAGTGAGCCAAGCAAGGATGGGGGATGAGGGCTTGGGGAGGGGTCAAGCTATTGATTCCCCACGTCCGACCCCGCTGGAATAGGGCCAGCACGGACACCTGTGCTGGCAGATGGATGCTCTGCTCCCCACGGGGCTCAGGTTTCACGCACACGGGCCCCATCCGGGCTGTAATTACAGGGCTGGCGGGGGCCGTCACCGCCCCGTTCCCTGCTGCCCCCACGTCCCCAGCAGTGGTCACTCCGTGCCCTCCCCGAGCGCTTCTGGGACCCAGTGGCACCGGGCAGCACCCACGGGCTCTGTGCAGAGACAAGAGGGATGCAGAGCAGGCACGGCACCGTGACGCCGTGGGTCGTGCCCCGCATTTGTGCCAGAGCTCCCCGGAGCCCCACGGTGCCCGCACAACAAACACGGGTTCGGGGGGGTCTCGCCGCAGCCGCGGGGGCTCCGCGGGGCTGAGGTTTTGCAAGCTGACAGCGCACGGCCACGCTCcgtcagcagcagcactgagtcaCGAAGGCTGACAGCGTTTCCCAGCACGGCGCAGCCCGGGAAGCCCCTTGCTCCACTCGCCCGGAGCTGTGAGTGCAGAAACACGCGACGAACCCGGGGCAAAGGCCGCCggggctgcacagggagctgaGCGCGCAGCACGCTGCCGTCCCCGGGTCCCGCACGCTGGGTCCGGCGCTGGCCCTCACCCAACGtcccctgccctgcacagctcctTATCAGCCGGCAGCAGATGGACGGGACGGGATGGATGGGACGGTTCAGCACTGGCCGCCCCGGGGGTGCTGCCCGCAGCGATGGCCCCGGCTCAGGGtggtgctcagcactgcaccGCTCCGGCCCCACGGGTGGCACCGAAGCCTCTGTGGGTGAACGCGGCCCAGGGCTCAGCGCTCAGACCCCAGCACCACAGCCGGGGGTCACGGCGcctttctcccctctccccacgGCTCTCGGCAGTCTCCCTTCCCCTGGCGCAGCACCAGCGCAGACCccgggggcggggggggggaggaaggggcacGGCTCTGCCCCCAGCTCCGTCCCCAAGACCACGAGGCCCCCAAAGGGCACACGTCCCACAAACTGCTGCACTTTGAACCGACGTGCCGGGGCCAGCCTGACCTGCTGCGGGTGACCCCATCGGACCCACCGGCCCCGTAGGGCGGGCCGCTCCCCGCTCAGCCCGCGGTGGGGCAGGACGGTGCCTGCACGACACACGCGATCGCTGCCGGGAGATTTTTCATCCTCGGGGAAAATCGGGAGCAGAAAGGCGGCCCCGGCTGCGGGGCTTCGTCCCCGGGGCTGACGCTGCGCTGCG includes:
- the SPHK1 gene encoding sphingosine kinase 1; amino-acid sequence: MAAGRRVPPHGDGGAVLLRGRFSPGPSPGSAAWSVALTERELQVLRPGGPDAALPLADCVGSSAFPSGPAAACFSLVGYPFRKARWGSPARQRLQRTFRVSQLPDAEENLRIAQAWSQRIRELSLPAAPTRDGTSYGVLPRPCRALVLLNPQSGAGHALEDFQAVVQPMLADADITPIVFVTERPHHAQEKVRDEDLSQWDVLVVMSGDGLLHEVLNGLMERPDWEEALKTPLCILPGGSGNALAASINYYAGNDHVAKKKLLTNCTFILCKGLHAPMDLVSLSTASGKRFFSFLGFGWGFIADVDIDSEKYRRLGNARFTLGTLQCLARLRIYQGRLSYLPAATEPGTPRDPKAPTRQETPGAGTEAPGGHGALPADTLLVPLAQPVPPHWVVVPEEEFVCVYAIYQSHLGTNLLMAPAARLDDGCIHLFYVGAGISRVALLKIFLAMGRGTHLDLNCPHLRCVPVRAFRLEPRGSAGIMTVDGEALACEPVQGQIHGRMCRVVSGS